The Microlunatus antarcticus genome window below encodes:
- the purE gene encoding 5-(carboxyamino)imidazole ribonucleotide mutase: protein MPEPTRVRAGIVMGSDSDWPTMEAAGVALAEFGIAYEADVVSAHRMPDAMLTYGRTAHERGLEVIIAGAGGAAHLPGMLAAVTPLPVIGVPVALKHLDGMDSLLSIVQMPAGVPVATVSIGNARNAGLLAVRILAAGDPALTARMLTFQDDLRRSAEAKGEAVRRAVHPG, encoded by the coding sequence ATGCCTGAGCCCACGCGCGTGCGGGCCGGCATCGTGATGGGCTCCGACTCCGACTGGCCGACCATGGAGGCCGCGGGCGTGGCGCTGGCGGAGTTCGGGATCGCGTACGAGGCCGACGTCGTCTCCGCGCACCGGATGCCCGACGCGATGCTGACCTACGGGCGGACGGCGCACGAGCGCGGGCTCGAGGTGATCATCGCCGGGGCCGGGGGAGCGGCGCACCTGCCGGGCATGCTCGCCGCGGTCACCCCATTGCCGGTGATCGGGGTCCCCGTCGCGCTCAAGCACCTCGACGGGATGGACTCGCTGCTCTCGATCGTGCAGATGCCGGCCGGTGTGCCGGTGGCCACCGTCTCGATCGGCAACGCCCGCAACGCCGGCCTGCTGGCCGTCCGCATCCTCGCCGCGGGCGACCCGGCCTTGACCGCGCGCATGCTCACGTTCCAGGACGACCTGCGGCGCAGCGCGGAGGCGAAGGGCGAGGCGGTGCGGCGTGCCGTCCACCCCGGGTGA
- a CDS encoding 5-(carboxyamino)imidazole ribonucleotide synthase: MTTAAPPVRPFVVGIVGGGQLARMMYEASIGLGIRVALLAEGPDVSAAQVVHDVTVGDYTDHATLRAFAARCDVITFDHEHVPTGILRDLEASGVAVRPGPDALVHAQDKVVMRDRLSAAGIPCPAYRVVADADALRAFGDETGWPVIAKTSRGGYDGKGVWKIDSAEQAGEPFAALGGLSAGAEILAEEYVDFARELSALVVRSPSGQAVAYPVSESVQRNGICVETTTPAPGLSEEQAVAAEALALQVAAELGVVGVLAVELMERRDGTVVVNELAMRPHNTGHWTIDGAHTSQFENHLRAVLDLPLGDPGTRDPWTVMANVLGGAEPDLPSTLLHCFARDRRLRVQLYGKEVKPGRKVGHVTTYGDDLVEVRRRARHAAGYLMGDPNA, from the coding sequence GTGACGACCGCAGCCCCACCCGTCCGCCCGTTCGTGGTCGGCATCGTCGGTGGCGGGCAGCTGGCGCGGATGATGTACGAGGCCTCGATCGGGCTCGGCATCCGGGTCGCCCTGCTCGCCGAGGGACCGGACGTGTCCGCCGCGCAGGTCGTCCACGACGTGACCGTCGGCGACTACACCGACCACGCGACCCTGCGGGCGTTCGCCGCCCGCTGCGACGTGATCACCTTCGACCACGAGCACGTGCCCACCGGGATCCTGCGGGACCTCGAGGCCTCGGGCGTCGCCGTCCGGCCCGGGCCCGACGCGCTCGTCCACGCCCAGGACAAGGTCGTCATGCGCGACCGGCTCAGCGCCGCCGGGATCCCGTGCCCCGCCTACCGCGTGGTCGCCGACGCGGACGCCTTGCGCGCCTTCGGCGACGAGACCGGCTGGCCGGTGATCGCCAAGACCTCCCGGGGCGGCTACGACGGCAAGGGCGTGTGGAAGATCGACTCCGCCGAGCAGGCCGGGGAGCCGTTCGCCGCCCTCGGCGGGCTCTCCGCCGGCGCGGAGATCCTGGCCGAGGAGTACGTCGACTTCGCCCGTGAGCTGAGCGCGCTGGTCGTGCGCTCGCCGTCGGGGCAGGCGGTGGCGTACCCCGTCTCGGAGTCGGTCCAGCGGAACGGGATCTGCGTCGAGACCACCACACCCGCCCCCGGGCTCAGCGAGGAGCAGGCGGTCGCGGCCGAGGCGCTCGCGCTGCAGGTCGCCGCCGAGCTGGGCGTGGTCGGGGTGCTGGCCGTCGAGCTCATGGAACGACGCGACGGCACCGTCGTCGTCAACGAGCTGGCCATGCGCCCGCACAACACCGGGCACTGGACCATCGACGGCGCGCACACCTCGCAGTTCGAGAACCACCTGCGCGCCGTCCTCGACCTCCCGCTCGGCGACCCGGGGACCCGCGACCCCTGGACGGTGATGGCGAACGTCCTCGGCGGCGCCGAGCCCGACCTGCCCTCCACGCTGCTGCACTGCTTCGCCCGCGACCGCCGGCTCCGCGTCCAGCTGTACGGCAAGGAGGTGAAGCCGGGCCGCAAGGTCGGGCACGTCACCACGTACGGCGACGACCTGGTCGAGGTACGCCGACGGGCGCGGCACGCGGCCGGCTACCTGATGGGGGACCCGAATGCCTGA
- a CDS encoding acyl-CoA carboxylase subunit beta: MDEAVHAGSAAAVEKQHAKGKLTARERVELLLDPDSFTELDEFARHRSTTFGMEKRRPYGDGVVTGFGTVDGRPVCVFSQDVTIFGGSLGQVYGEKIVKIIDFALKTGCPLIGLNEGGGARIQEGVVSLGLYGEIFRRNTHASGVIPQISLIMGAAAGGHVYSPALTDFIVMVDQTSQMFITGPDVIKTVTGEDVTMEELGGARTHNTKSGNAHYLAADEEDAIAYVKGLLSFLPQNNMEDPPAFDADVDLQVSDEDRELDTLVPDSPNQPYDMHEVLRHVLDDGDFLEVQQLFAPNILVGFGRIDGRSVGVVANQPLHFAGCLDIDASEKAARFVRTCDAFNVPVVTFVDVPGFLPGTDQEWNGIIRRGAKLIYAYAEATVPLVTVITRKAYGGAYDVMGSKHLGADFNLAWPTAQIAVMGAQGAVNILYRRELKDHPDADARRAELITAYDDELANPYIAAERGYVDAVIAPHETRAEITRVLRLLRNKRETLPPKKHGNIPL; the protein is encoded by the coding sequence ATGGACGAGGCGGTCCACGCCGGTTCCGCCGCGGCCGTAGAGAAGCAGCACGCCAAGGGCAAGCTGACGGCGCGCGAGCGGGTGGAGCTGCTGCTCGACCCGGACTCGTTCACCGAGCTCGACGAGTTCGCCCGGCACCGCTCGACGACGTTCGGCATGGAGAAGCGTCGCCCGTACGGGGACGGCGTCGTCACCGGCTTCGGCACGGTCGACGGCCGGCCGGTGTGCGTGTTCAGCCAGGACGTGACGATCTTCGGCGGCAGCCTCGGCCAGGTCTACGGCGAGAAGATCGTCAAGATCATCGACTTCGCGCTCAAGACCGGCTGCCCGCTGATCGGGCTCAACGAGGGCGGCGGCGCGCGCATCCAGGAGGGCGTGGTCAGCCTCGGCCTCTACGGCGAGATCTTCCGGCGCAACACCCACGCCTCCGGCGTCATCCCGCAGATCTCGCTGATCATGGGCGCGGCCGCCGGCGGGCACGTGTACTCCCCGGCGCTCACCGACTTCATCGTGATGGTCGACCAGACGTCGCAGATGTTCATCACCGGCCCGGACGTGATCAAGACCGTCACGGGCGAGGACGTCACGATGGAGGAGCTCGGCGGCGCCCGGACGCACAACACGAAGTCGGGCAACGCGCACTACCTCGCCGCGGACGAGGAGGACGCGATCGCGTACGTGAAGGGCCTGCTGTCCTTCCTGCCGCAGAACAACATGGAGGACCCGCCGGCCTTCGACGCCGACGTGGACCTGCAGGTCTCCGACGAGGACCGCGAGCTCGACACCCTCGTGCCGGACTCGCCCAACCAGCCGTATGACATGCACGAGGTCCTGCGCCACGTGCTGGACGACGGCGACTTCCTCGAGGTGCAGCAGCTCTTTGCCCCCAACATCCTCGTCGGCTTCGGCCGCATCGACGGACGTTCCGTCGGCGTCGTGGCCAACCAGCCGCTGCACTTCGCCGGCTGCCTCGACATCGACGCGTCCGAGAAGGCCGCGCGGTTCGTGCGGACCTGCGACGCCTTCAACGTCCCCGTGGTCACGTTCGTGGACGTGCCCGGCTTCCTGCCCGGCACCGACCAGGAGTGGAACGGCATCATCCGTCGCGGCGCCAAGCTGATCTACGCCTACGCCGAGGCCACCGTCCCGCTCGTCACGGTGATCACCCGCAAGGCCTACGGCGGCGCGTACGACGTCATGGGGTCCAAGCACCTCGGCGCCGACTTCAACCTGGCCTGGCCGACCGCGCAGATCGCGGTCATGGGCGCCCAGGGCGCGGTCAACATCCTCTACCGCCGCGAGCTCAAGGACCACCCGGACGCGGACGCCCGCCGGGCCGAGCTGATCACCGCGTACGACGACGAGCTGGCCAACCCCTACATCGCGGCCGAGCGCGGCTACGTCGACGCGGTCATCGCCCCGCACGAGACGCGCGCGGAGATCACCCGCGTGCTGCGGCTGCTGCGCAACAAGCGCGAGACGCTGCCGCCCAAGAAGCACGGGAACATCCCCCTGTGA
- a CDS encoding PH domain-containing protein — protein MGLPSRMLGADEYEVLHTRTHAKALVGPALALIGIGALVGAGTAVIPTDYRPLGQVVVLVLGGALAGWACVRPFLRWRATTYSLTNRRLVMRTGVLSKVSVDLPLWRINDVSTQRSLGDRVLGCGTLVAQTAGEGSVALRDVPDVQHVQRAVSEQLFGELNAAPGPGGAR, from the coding sequence GTGGGCCTGCCGTCGCGGATGCTGGGTGCCGACGAGTACGAGGTCCTGCACACGCGGACCCACGCCAAGGCGCTCGTCGGCCCTGCGCTCGCGCTCATCGGCATCGGCGCGCTCGTCGGCGCCGGCACCGCGGTGATCCCCACCGACTACCGCCCGCTGGGCCAGGTCGTCGTGCTCGTGCTGGGCGGCGCGCTGGCCGGCTGGGCGTGCGTACGCCCGTTCCTGCGCTGGCGGGCCACGACGTACTCGCTCACCAACCGTCGCCTGGTCATGCGGACCGGCGTGCTGAGCAAGGTGAGCGTCGACCTGCCGCTGTGGCGGATCAACGACGTCTCGACGCAGCGCAGCCTGGGCGACCGGGTGCTCGGCTGCGGGACGCTGGTCGCCCAGACCGCGGGGGAGGGCTCGGTGGCGCTGCGCGACGTGCCCGACGTCCAGCACGTGCAGCGCGCGGTGTCGGAGCAGCTCTTCGGCGAGCTGAACGCCGCCCCGGGCCCCGGAGGCGCCCGGTGA
- a CDS encoding globin domain-containing protein, with amino-acid sequence MTETSSVYEAAGGAAGMLALAEAWHARVVVDEVVGHAFSHGFDPHHTERLAAYLGEALGGPAAFSTRYGDESAVVRMHAGNGEHPEMDDRAVACFDGALDDVGVGVETRLGGVLHDYFAWSTRGAMAAYPDSPDDVPSGLSIPRWSWEGLVRG; translated from the coding sequence GTGACGGAGACGTCGAGCGTGTACGAGGCCGCCGGCGGCGCGGCGGGGATGCTCGCCCTCGCCGAGGCGTGGCACGCGCGGGTCGTGGTCGACGAGGTCGTAGGTCACGCGTTCAGCCACGGGTTCGACCCGCACCACACGGAACGGCTCGCCGCCTACCTCGGGGAGGCGCTCGGCGGCCCGGCCGCCTTCTCCACCCGCTACGGCGACGAGTCGGCCGTGGTGCGGATGCACGCCGGGAACGGCGAGCACCCCGAGATGGACGACCGCGCCGTGGCCTGCTTCGACGGGGCGCTGGACGACGTCGGTGTCGGGGTCGAGACCCGGCTCGGCGGCGTGCTGCACGACTACTTCGCCTGGTCGACCCGGGGTGCCATGGCCGCCTACCCGGACTCGCCGGACGACGTCCCGAGCGGTCTGAGCATCCCCCGCTGGTCGTGGGAGGGCCTCGTCAGGGGCTGA
- a CDS encoding NADP-dependent oxidoreductase, with product MTEFGGPEALHLVDVPEVHAGPNEVRIAVRAAAVNPTDTYARNGTYATRPGAPQEMPWIPGMDVAGVVDEVGPGTDGRLAVGDDVMGIVIPAGSHGGYREQIVLPAASVVAVPAGVDHAAAASLPMNGLTARLALDRMALEPGEVLAVTGAAGSFGGYVVQLAKTDGLTVVADARESDVDLVRSLGADVVLPRGEGFAAAVRERFPDGVAGLADGSVQGAQVLPAVRDGGVVTTVRGYRGEDADVELARGVRVLPVMVRDYGQATDALDRLRAQAEAGEVTLRVADVLPAAEAAEAHRRLEAGGVRGRLVLDFG from the coding sequence GTGACCGAGTTCGGCGGGCCGGAGGCCCTGCACCTGGTGGACGTCCCGGAGGTGCACGCGGGACCCAACGAGGTCCGCATCGCCGTCCGCGCGGCCGCGGTGAACCCGACCGACACGTACGCGCGCAACGGCACGTACGCCACCCGGCCGGGCGCCCCGCAGGAGATGCCGTGGATCCCGGGCATGGACGTGGCCGGGGTGGTCGACGAGGTCGGACCCGGCACCGACGGGCGGCTGGCGGTCGGCGACGACGTGATGGGCATCGTGATCCCGGCCGGCAGCCACGGGGGCTACCGCGAGCAGATCGTGCTGCCGGCCGCCTCGGTGGTCGCGGTCCCGGCGGGCGTGGACCACGCCGCCGCCGCCTCGCTGCCGATGAACGGTCTCACCGCCCGGCTCGCGCTCGACCGGATGGCGCTGGAGCCGGGTGAGGTGCTGGCGGTGACCGGTGCCGCGGGCTCCTTCGGCGGCTACGTCGTCCAGCTCGCGAAGACCGACGGCCTGACGGTCGTCGCCGACGCCAGAGAGAGCGACGTCGACCTGGTGCGCTCCCTCGGCGCCGACGTCGTGCTGCCGCGCGGGGAGGGGTTCGCCGCAGCCGTCCGGGAACGGTTCCCCGACGGGGTGGCCGGCCTGGCCGACGGGTCGGTCCAGGGGGCCCAGGTCCTGCCCGCCGTGCGTGACGGCGGCGTGGTCACGACGGTCCGCGGCTACCGCGGCGAGGACGCCGACGTCGAGCTGGCCCGCGGGGTCCGGGTGCTGCCGGTGATGGTGCGCGACTACGGGCAGGCCACCGACGCGCTGGACCGGCTGCGGGCGCAGGCCGAGGCCGGCGAGGTCACCCTGCGCGTGGCCGACGTGCTCCCGGCCGCCGAGGCGGCGGAGGCCCACCGTCGGCTCGAGGCGGGCGGCGTCCGCGGGCGGCTCGTGCTCGACTTCGGGTGA
- a CDS encoding GtrA family protein produces MSHLPQPVELPVTERASALPLRTQLVRFVLTGGLSALVDFGLLVLLMHLGLGHTAAKSLSFIAGTTTAYLINRRWTFVAEPSRRRFAAVVVLYAVTFALQVGLFSVLFDLLSAQDLSLRVVQLVGFVVAQGIATTVNFVVQRGLIFKIA; encoded by the coding sequence GTGAGCCACCTGCCCCAACCGGTCGAGCTGCCGGTCACGGAACGTGCCTCCGCGCTGCCGCTGCGCACCCAGCTCGTGCGCTTCGTGCTGACCGGCGGCCTCTCGGCCCTGGTCGACTTCGGCCTGCTCGTGCTGCTGATGCATCTCGGGCTGGGCCACACCGCCGCCAAGTCGCTGTCGTTCATCGCGGGCACGACGACCGCGTACCTGATCAACCGCCGCTGGACCTTCGTCGCGGAACCGTCCCGGCGCCGCTTCGCCGCCGTGGTCGTCCTCTACGCGGTGACGTTCGCGCTCCAGGTCGGCCTGTTCTCGGTCCTCTTCGACCTGCTCTCGGCCCAGGACCTGTCGCTGCGGGTGGTGCAGCTCGTCGGCTTCGTGGTCGCGCAGGGCATCGCGACCACGGTCAACTTCGTCGTGCAGCGGGGTCTGATCTTCAAGATCGCGTGA
- a CDS encoding acyl-CoA dehydrogenase family protein, whose product MVPTVEDAAAMFRPSEEHEAFRAAVRELCDAKVAPLAAEVDERAEFGWASYEALRAGDFHAPHVPEAYGGVGADALATAIVIEEVARACASTSLVPAVNKLGSLPWMLAGSEELRQRYLPRVASGEALVSYCLSESEAGSDVAAMRTRAVSDGDEWVLDGAKRWISNAGVSSLYTVFAVTDPSAPRGHGISAFVVERDDPGVSFGAPEKKLGIKGSPTCEVYLDHVRLPADRMVGEPGAGFALALRTLDHTRVTIAAQAVGIAQGALDATLAYVAGRQQFGHPVGDFQGVQFMLADMGMRVEAARQLTYAAAGRSERDDPDLTWFGASAKCFASDVAMAVTTDAVQLFGGYGYTRDYPVERMMRDAKITQIYEGTNQVQRVVMARQLLKR is encoded by the coding sequence ATGGTCCCCACCGTCGAGGACGCCGCCGCCATGTTCCGGCCCTCCGAGGAGCACGAGGCCTTCCGGGCCGCCGTCCGCGAGCTCTGCGACGCCAAGGTCGCGCCGCTCGCCGCCGAGGTCGACGAACGGGCCGAGTTCGGCTGGGCCTCCTACGAGGCGCTGCGGGCCGGCGACTTCCACGCTCCCCACGTCCCCGAGGCGTACGGCGGGGTCGGGGCCGACGCGCTTGCCACCGCGATCGTCATCGAGGAGGTCGCCCGGGCCTGCGCGTCGACCTCGCTGGTGCCCGCGGTGAACAAGCTCGGCTCGCTGCCGTGGATGCTGGCCGGCAGCGAGGAGCTCCGGCAGCGCTACCTGCCGCGGGTGGCCAGCGGCGAGGCGCTCGTCAGCTACTGCCTCTCCGAGTCCGAGGCGGGCAGCGACGTCGCCGCCATGCGGACCCGCGCGGTGAGCGACGGCGACGAGTGGGTGCTGGACGGGGCCAAGCGCTGGATCAGCAACGCCGGCGTCTCGAGCCTCTACACGGTGTTCGCGGTGACGGACCCCAGCGCCCCGCGCGGGCACGGCATCAGCGCGTTCGTGGTCGAGCGCGACGACCCCGGCGTCTCCTTCGGCGCGCCGGAGAAGAAGCTCGGCATCAAGGGCTCACCCACCTGCGAGGTCTACCTCGACCACGTCCGGCTCCCGGCCGACCGGATGGTCGGCGAGCCCGGGGCCGGCTTCGCCCTGGCCCTGCGCACGCTCGACCACACGCGGGTGACCATCGCGGCGCAGGCTGTCGGCATCGCGCAGGGCGCGCTCGACGCGACCCTGGCGTACGTGGCGGGCCGTCAGCAGTTCGGCCATCCCGTCGGCGACTTCCAGGGTGTGCAGTTCATGCTCGCCGACATGGGCATGCGGGTCGAGGCCGCACGCCAGCTCACGTACGCCGCCGCGGGGCGGAGCGAGCGCGACGACCCGGACCTGACCTGGTTCGGGGCGAGCGCCAAGTGCTTCGCCTCCGACGTGGCCATGGCTGTCACGACCGACGCCGTGCAGCTGTTCGGCGGCTACGGCTACACCCGCGACTACCCGGTCGAGCGCATGATGCGCGACGCGAAGATCACCCAGATCTACGAGGGCACCAACCAGGTGCAGCGCGTCGTCATGGCCCGCCAGCTGCTCAAGCGCTGA
- a CDS encoding DUF4394 domain-containing protein: MKLRRVTIAIAAVAVAGLAVPATAMAASAEDATGLAGDRLVRFDTDKPTKAKRTKAITGLTGDASLVGIDRRVQNGKLYGVGNAGGLYTLSTSSAKATKVGQLSVALDGTSFGVDFNPAANALRVVSDTGQNLRQPFGEGDGPTVPTVTDGALTYVLPTGNVPGTGVAGAAYTNNDLAAATGTTLFVLDTNLDQIAVQSPANAGSLAATGKLGVDAGAGVGFDIFSDIKSGRTNSVEGYATVTVKGKSSFYTVDLLTGDIDKVGSLPYAVTDLAVDLD; encoded by the coding sequence ATGAAGCTCCGCCGCGTCACCATCGCCATCGCCGCCGTCGCCGTCGCCGGCCTCGCCGTCCCGGCCACCGCCATGGCCGCCTCCGCCGAGGACGCCACCGGGCTGGCCGGCGACCGCCTGGTCCGCTTCGACACCGACAAGCCGACGAAGGCCAAGCGCACCAAGGCCATCACCGGCCTGACGGGCGACGCCTCTCTCGTCGGCATCGACCGCCGCGTCCAGAACGGCAAGCTCTACGGCGTGGGCAACGCCGGAGGCCTCTACACGCTGTCGACGAGCTCGGCCAAGGCCACCAAGGTCGGCCAGCTCTCGGTCGCGCTCGACGGCACCTCGTTCGGCGTCGACTTCAACCCGGCCGCCAACGCCCTGCGGGTCGTCAGCGACACCGGGCAGAACCTGCGCCAGCCCTTCGGCGAGGGCGACGGGCCCACCGTGCCGACGGTGACCGACGGTGCGCTCACGTACGTGCTCCCCACCGGCAACGTCCCCGGGACCGGCGTCGCCGGCGCGGCGTACACGAACAACGACCTGGCCGCCGCCACGGGGACCACGCTGTTCGTGCTCGACACCAACCTCGACCAGATCGCGGTGCAGTCCCCGGCCAACGCCGGCTCGCTCGCCGCGACCGGCAAGCTCGGGGTGGACGCCGGGGCCGGGGTCGGCTTCGACATCTTCTCCGACATCAAGTCCGGCCGGACCAACTCGGTCGAGGGCTACGCCACCGTGACCGTCAAGGGCAAGTCGTCCTTCTACACCGTCGACCTGCTGACCGGTGACATCGACAAGGTCGGCTCGCTGCCCTACGCGGTCACCGACCTCGCCGTCGACCTCGACTGA
- a CDS encoding biotin--[acetyl-CoA-carboxylase] ligase: MPDPRAADPLERHTLVAELVDTDSLWTSLDVVAETGSTNADLARAAREGAPVGSVLVADHQSAGRGRMGRTWTAPPGTSIAMSVLVRPEVAAERWTWLPLLAGLAVSDGIRQEADLPADLKWPNDVLVLGRKVSGVLAERVETPDGPAVVIGMGVNVHLTAEELPVPTATSLALVLAELGLGAFPLHRTSIISTTLRSLERILRRWEEVADVPGIGAEGLALAYRERCATLGREVRISLSDGTAVDGVARDVDASGRLVLETADGPRTFAVGDVVHLR; encoded by the coding sequence GTGCCTGACCCCCGCGCCGCCGATCCGCTCGAACGTCACACCCTCGTCGCGGAGCTGGTCGACACCGACAGCCTGTGGACCAGTCTCGACGTGGTCGCCGAGACGGGCTCCACCAACGCGGACCTGGCCCGGGCCGCGCGGGAGGGTGCGCCGGTGGGCAGCGTGCTGGTCGCCGACCACCAGTCCGCCGGGCGCGGGCGGATGGGGCGTACGTGGACCGCGCCCCCGGGCACGAGCATCGCCATGTCCGTGCTGGTCCGGCCCGAGGTCGCCGCGGAGCGCTGGACCTGGCTGCCCCTGCTGGCCGGGCTCGCGGTCTCCGACGGCATCCGGCAGGAGGCCGACCTCCCGGCCGACCTCAAGTGGCCCAACGACGTCCTGGTGCTGGGCCGGAAGGTGTCCGGCGTCCTCGCCGAGCGGGTGGAGACCCCCGACGGCCCGGCCGTCGTGATCGGCATGGGCGTCAACGTGCACCTGACCGCCGAGGAGCTGCCGGTGCCGACGGCCACGTCGCTGGCGCTGGTGCTGGCCGAGCTCGGGCTGGGCGCCTTCCCGCTGCACCGGACGAGCATCATCTCGACGACGTTGCGCTCGCTGGAACGGATCCTGCGCCGCTGGGAGGAGGTGGCCGACGTGCCCGGGATCGGGGCGGAAGGCCTGGCCCTCGCCTACCGCGAGCGGTGCGCGACGCTCGGCCGCGAGGTGCGCATCAGCCTGTCCGACGGCACCGCGGTCGACGGCGTGGCCCGTGACGTCGACGCCTCCGGCCGTCTCGTCCTCGAGACCGCCGACGGGCCGCGCACCTTCGCCGTCGGGGACGTCGTCCACCTGCGCTGA
- a CDS encoding EI24 domain-containing protein, producing the protein MPSTPGEAVGGLSLLGRGASFLLRRPRLFWLGALPPLVTSVLFVVALVVLVDHLGVLTSALTPFAAGWSAGVALTARVVVGTLLVGGTVLLMVLVFSTLTLAVGSPVYDAISEAVDRAFPDAPPAVEKPLRTGAVRAVRQSVGLVLVSLAGALVLFGAGFVPVVGQVAAAVGGALFGGWMLVTELVGSPLERRGVLTLRGRRETLRRRRWRSFGLGVPCFLLLSVPFVAVVVFPVATAAGTLLARQLLNESTDLPDGRSPQVTRR; encoded by the coding sequence GTGCCGTCCACCCCGGGTGAGGCCGTCGGCGGGCTGAGCCTGCTCGGCCGGGGCGCCTCGTTCCTGCTGCGCCGGCCCCGGCTCTTCTGGCTCGGCGCGCTGCCGCCGCTGGTGACCTCGGTCCTGTTCGTCGTCGCGCTGGTGGTCCTGGTCGACCACCTGGGCGTGCTGACGTCCGCGCTCACGCCCTTCGCCGCCGGGTGGTCCGCCGGAGTGGCGCTCACCGCCCGGGTCGTCGTCGGGACGCTGCTGGTCGGGGGCACCGTGCTGCTCATGGTGCTGGTCTTCAGCACCCTGACCCTCGCCGTCGGGTCGCCGGTCTACGACGCCATCAGCGAGGCGGTCGACCGGGCGTTCCCGGACGCGCCGCCGGCCGTCGAGAAACCGTTGCGGACCGGAGCCGTCCGCGCCGTCCGGCAGTCCGTCGGCCTCGTCCTCGTCTCGCTCGCCGGGGCGCTGGTGCTCTTCGGCGCGGGCTTCGTGCCCGTCGTCGGCCAGGTCGCGGCGGCCGTGGGTGGCGCCCTGTTCGGCGGCTGGATGCTGGTCACCGAGCTGGTCGGCAGCCCGCTGGAACGTCGCGGCGTGCTCACCCTGCGGGGCCGCCGCGAGACCCTGCGGCGCCGTCGCTGGCGCAGCTTCGGGCTCGGCGTCCCGTGCTTCCTGCTGCTCTCGGTCCCGTTCGTCGCGGTGGTCGTCTTCCCCGTCGCGACGGCGGCCGGGACGCTGCTCGCCCGGCAGCTCCTGAACGAGTCGACCGACCTCCCCGACGGCCGGTCGCCGCAAGTTACCCGCCGGTAA